In the Olleya sp. Hel_I_94 genome, one interval contains:
- a CDS encoding phosphatidylserine decarboxylase family protein, with protein MFHKEGFKIIAITFLLVAILAVVVDKFVALQWLQYLLFFTLFVFLFLILQFFRNPKRLTVLNDNTVVSPVDGKVVVIEEVYEPEYFKEKRLQVSVFMSPINVHVTRYPIGGQVAYSKYHPGKYLVAWHPKASTENERTTVVVDNPLYGKVLYRQIAGALAKRIVNYAKEGDAANQGEDSGFIKFGSRVDLFLPLDTNIKVALNQKVKGGESIIAEI; from the coding sequence ATGTTTCATAAAGAAGGCTTTAAAATAATTGCAATCACTTTCCTATTAGTGGCAATTTTAGCGGTTGTTGTTGATAAATTTGTAGCATTACAATGGTTACAATATTTACTATTTTTCACACTTTTTGTTTTTCTATTCCTTATCCTACAGTTTTTTAGAAATCCAAAAAGATTAACCGTATTAAATGACAACACAGTCGTTTCTCCTGTTGATGGAAAAGTAGTTGTTATTGAAGAAGTATATGAACCTGAATATTTTAAAGAAAAACGCTTACAAGTAAGTGTATTTATGTCTCCAATTAACGTGCATGTTACACGCTACCCTATTGGTGGACAAGTAGCTTATAGTAAGTATCATCCAGGAAAATACCTTGTAGCTTGGCATCCAAAAGCAAGCACAGAAAACGAACGTACAACAGTGGTAGTAGATAACCCATTATACGGTAAAGTTTTATATAGACAAATTGCTGGAGCATTAGCTAAGCGAATTGTAAATTATGCTAAAGAAGGAGACGCTGCTAACCAAGGAGAAGACTCTGGGTTTATTAAATTTGGTTCGAGAGTAGATTTATTTTTACCTTTGGACACTAACATTAAGGTTGCCTTAAACCA